A window of the Bacteriovorax sp. PP10 genome harbors these coding sequences:
- a CDS encoding CPBP family intramembrane glutamic endopeptidase, translated as MIISSSNIISILLILATSALLIITGLKKRPGIGILGSIIIISITLWLRGQNLNAIGFSLPENWGATILLGLIYGCVLYLLSTVFIDPFSEKLTKTSHDYSSFSSIRGNWKAYIQTLVMVWIFVATIEEGLYRGFLMTEVSNIVGADLYGTIFNIIFTSIVFGLSHAYQNRCGILSTASIGILFGCIFVICGFNVWVAIFAHGFLDTIALGSIFLGKENYIHQKIWNRG; from the coding sequence CTTATCCTTGCAACCTCGGCTTTACTCATCATCACGGGACTTAAGAAGCGCCCAGGAATTGGTATCTTGGGTTCAATTATCATCATTTCAATAACACTTTGGCTTCGAGGTCAAAATTTAAATGCGATTGGTTTTAGCCTACCGGAAAATTGGGGAGCAACAATTCTATTAGGGCTAATTTATGGTTGCGTACTTTATTTATTGTCCACTGTATTCATTGATCCATTTAGTGAAAAATTAACAAAAACCTCTCATGACTACAGTTCATTTAGTAGTATCAGAGGAAACTGGAAAGCTTACATTCAGACTTTAGTAATGGTCTGGATATTTGTTGCTACAATTGAAGAAGGATTATATCGCGGCTTCTTGATGACAGAAGTCTCAAACATAGTAGGTGCTGACCTATATGGCACAATCTTCAACATAATATTCACATCTATTGTATTTGGTCTTTCTCATGCCTATCAAAATCGTTGTGGGATATTAAGCACTGCGAGCATCGGAATATTATTCGGATGCATATTTGTAATATGTGGATTTAATGTGTGGGTAGCAATTTTTGCTCATGGATTTCTTGATACAATTGCTCTTGGATCGATTTTTCTAGGTAAAGAAAATTATATTCATCAGAAAATTTGGAATCGTGGATAA